From one Mustela nigripes isolate SB6536 chromosome 16, MUSNIG.SB6536, whole genome shotgun sequence genomic stretch:
- the COIL gene encoding coilin isoform X2 produces MAASETVRLRLQFDYPPPATPHCTAFWLLVDLNRCRVVTDLISLIRQRFGFSSGALLGLYLEGGLLPPAESARLVRDNDCLRVKLEERAAAEDTVTVKNGDDSHLLPRKAKKRAFKLEDGEETELDYKNLKKQWKRQENNTDEKTLDLEPKVVTDLSVRKKSKRKSKAMCSVVDGDDEGTKRKSPKRKEKCEYKKQTKNSRSSKAQTVKDWAAPNCGPLKGSPARNSLVKAKRKGGTSISTKDSPISSSESESYHESTSDGLSHVILEVRNSSEKIPPESSKEGPATKNTAANKVTAKTGFNSTTVKGKTTRTSSSSSDSSSESDDQSTVSKSTPECTASFLKPVGLFAGRGCPGPGPCSQPPTAAAWKLSDTNSTRPAPPAPPPNVTLSASLGRGWGRGEDLLSWKGARGRGLRGRGRGRGQAISFVLNRNADYQKHQQLNEMVTNSSTIIQNPVETHKKDYSLLPLLAAAPQVGEKIAFKLLELTSDYSPDVSDYKEGKILSHNPETQQVDIEILSSLPAMKEPGKFDLVYHNENGTEVVEYAVTQEKRITVFWRELIDPRLIVEPPSTIPSTEPA; encoded by the exons ATGGCGGCCTCCGAGACGGTTAGGCTACGGCTTCAATTCGATTATCCGCCGCCAGCTACCCCGCACTGCACGGCCTTCTGGCTTCTTGTCGACTTGAACAGATGCCGAGTGGTCACGGATCTCATTAGTCTCATCCGTCAACGCTTCGGCTTCAGTTCTGGGGCCCTCCTGGGCCTCTACTTGGAGGGGGGGCTCTTGCCCCCCGCCGAGAGCGCGCGCCTGGTACGAGACAACGACTGCCTCAG AGTTAAATTAGAAGAAAGAGCAGCTGCTGAGGATACCGTGACAGTCAAGAATGGTGATGATAGTCATTTATTAcctagaaaagcaaagaagagggCATTTAAGTTGGAGGACGGTGAAGAAACTGAACTAgattacaaaaatttaaagaaacagtgGAAGAGGCAAGAGAACAATACTGATGAGAAGACCTTGGATCTGGAACCAAAAGTCGTCACAGATCTGAGtgtgaggaaaaaaagcaagaggaaGAGCAAAGCCATGTGTAGTGTCGTGGATGGTGATGATGAAGGAACCAAAAGAAAATCaccaaagagaaaggagaaatgtgAATATAAAAAACAGACGAAAAACTCCAGGTCTTCCAAAGCACAGACGGTGAAGGACTGGGCTGCCCCGAACTGTGGTCCTCTGAAAGGCTCGCCCGCTAGAAATAGCCTTGTCAAAGCCAAAAGGAAAGGTGGCACGAGCATTAGTACAAAAGATAGTCCCATTTCCTCCTCAGAGTCTGAGTCTTACCATGAATCAACCAGTGATGGTCTCAGCCATGTCATCTTGGAGGTCAGAAATTCTTCAGAGAAAATACCACCTGAGTCATCAAAGGAAGGACCCGCTACCAAAAACACAGCTGCAAACAAAGTGACCGCCAAAACTGGCTTCAATTCTACCACCGTCAAGGGCAAGACAACTAGAACATCATCTTCTAGTTCAGACTCTAGCTCAGAGTCAGATGACCAGAGCACGGTGTCTAAGAGCACCCCGGAGTGCACTGCCAGCTTCTTAAAGCCAGTAGGCCTCTTTGCGGGACGAGGCTGTCCAGGCCCAGGGCCCTGTTCACAGCCTCCCACTGCTGCCGCCTGGAAGCTTTCTGACACCAACAGCACCAGACCggctcctcctgctccccctcccaaCGTGACTCTTTCTGCCAGTTTGGgaagaggctgggggagaggagaggaccTTCTTTCTTGGAAGGGGGCTAGGGGCCGGGGGCTGCGGGGGAGAGGCCGAGGCCGAGGGCAGGCCATTTCCTTTGTGTTAAATAGAAACGCGGACTATCAGAAGCACCAGCAATTAAATGAAATGGTCACGAACTCATCTACTATTATCCAG aatccaGTAGAGACACACAAGAAGGACTACAGTCTGTTACCACTGTTAGCAGCTGCTCCTCAAGTTGGAGAAAAGATTGcatttaag CTTTTGGAACTAACATCTGATTATTCTCCTGATGTCTCTGATTACAAG gaaggaaaaatactaaGCCACAATCCAGAGACCCAGCAAGTAGATATAGAAATTCTTTCATCCTTACCTG CCATGAAGGAACCTGGGAAATTTGATTTGGTTTATCACAACGAAAATGGAACTGAGGTAGTGGAGTACGCTGTGACGCAAGAGAAGAGG ATCACTGTTTTTTGGAGAGAATTGATTGATCCAAGATTGATTGTTGAACCTCCGAGTACCATACCAAGtacagagcctgcttga
- the COIL gene encoding coilin isoform X1, with translation MAASETVRLRLQFDYPPPATPHCTAFWLLVDLNRCRVVTDLISLIRQRFGFSSGALLGLYLEGGLLPPAESARLVRDNDCLRVKLEERAAAEDTVTVKNGDDSHLLPRKAKKRAFKLEDGEETELDYKNLKKQWKRQENNTDEKTLDLEPKVVTDLSVRKKSKRKSKAMCSVVDGDDEGTKRKSPKRKEKCEYKKQTKNSRSSKAQTVKDWAAPNCGPLKGSPARNSLVKAKRKGGTSISTKDSPISSSESESYHESTSDGLSHVILEVRNSSEKIPPESSKEGPATKNTAANKVTAKTGFNSTTVKGKTTRTSSSSSDSSSESDDQSTVSKSTPECTASFLKPVGLFAGRGCPGPGPCSQPPTAAAWKLSDTNSTRPAPPAPPPNVTLSASLGRGWGRGEDLLSWKGARGRGLRGRGRGRGQAISFVLNRNADYQKHQQLNEMVTNSSTIIQNPVETHKKDYSLLPLLAAAPQVGEKIAFKLLELTSDYSPDVSDYKEGKILSHNPETQQVDIEILSSLPAMKEPGKFDLVYHNENGTEVVEYAVTQEKRVGVLRFLGLLARPFFQLATGSLEDHCFLERID, from the exons ATGGCGGCCTCCGAGACGGTTAGGCTACGGCTTCAATTCGATTATCCGCCGCCAGCTACCCCGCACTGCACGGCCTTCTGGCTTCTTGTCGACTTGAACAGATGCCGAGTGGTCACGGATCTCATTAGTCTCATCCGTCAACGCTTCGGCTTCAGTTCTGGGGCCCTCCTGGGCCTCTACTTGGAGGGGGGGCTCTTGCCCCCCGCCGAGAGCGCGCGCCTGGTACGAGACAACGACTGCCTCAG AGTTAAATTAGAAGAAAGAGCAGCTGCTGAGGATACCGTGACAGTCAAGAATGGTGATGATAGTCATTTATTAcctagaaaagcaaagaagagggCATTTAAGTTGGAGGACGGTGAAGAAACTGAACTAgattacaaaaatttaaagaaacagtgGAAGAGGCAAGAGAACAATACTGATGAGAAGACCTTGGATCTGGAACCAAAAGTCGTCACAGATCTGAGtgtgaggaaaaaaagcaagaggaaGAGCAAAGCCATGTGTAGTGTCGTGGATGGTGATGATGAAGGAACCAAAAGAAAATCaccaaagagaaaggagaaatgtgAATATAAAAAACAGACGAAAAACTCCAGGTCTTCCAAAGCACAGACGGTGAAGGACTGGGCTGCCCCGAACTGTGGTCCTCTGAAAGGCTCGCCCGCTAGAAATAGCCTTGTCAAAGCCAAAAGGAAAGGTGGCACGAGCATTAGTACAAAAGATAGTCCCATTTCCTCCTCAGAGTCTGAGTCTTACCATGAATCAACCAGTGATGGTCTCAGCCATGTCATCTTGGAGGTCAGAAATTCTTCAGAGAAAATACCACCTGAGTCATCAAAGGAAGGACCCGCTACCAAAAACACAGCTGCAAACAAAGTGACCGCCAAAACTGGCTTCAATTCTACCACCGTCAAGGGCAAGACAACTAGAACATCATCTTCTAGTTCAGACTCTAGCTCAGAGTCAGATGACCAGAGCACGGTGTCTAAGAGCACCCCGGAGTGCACTGCCAGCTTCTTAAAGCCAGTAGGCCTCTTTGCGGGACGAGGCTGTCCAGGCCCAGGGCCCTGTTCACAGCCTCCCACTGCTGCCGCCTGGAAGCTTTCTGACACCAACAGCACCAGACCggctcctcctgctccccctcccaaCGTGACTCTTTCTGCCAGTTTGGgaagaggctgggggagaggagaggaccTTCTTTCTTGGAAGGGGGCTAGGGGCCGGGGGCTGCGGGGGAGAGGCCGAGGCCGAGGGCAGGCCATTTCCTTTGTGTTAAATAGAAACGCGGACTATCAGAAGCACCAGCAATTAAATGAAATGGTCACGAACTCATCTACTATTATCCAG aatccaGTAGAGACACACAAGAAGGACTACAGTCTGTTACCACTGTTAGCAGCTGCTCCTCAAGTTGGAGAAAAGATTGcatttaag CTTTTGGAACTAACATCTGATTATTCTCCTGATGTCTCTGATTACAAG gaaggaaaaatactaaGCCACAATCCAGAGACCCAGCAAGTAGATATAGAAATTCTTTCATCCTTACCTG CCATGAAGGAACCTGGGAAATTTGATTTGGTTTATCACAACGAAAATGGAACTGAGGTAGTGGAGTACGCTGTGACGCAAGAGAAGAGGGTAGGCGTGCTTCGCTTCTTGGGATTGCTTGCTCGTCCGTTCTTTCAACTGGCTACTGGCAGTCTGGAAG ATCACTGTTTTTTGGAGAGAATTGATTGA